One Plasmodium vivax scf_7072 genomic scaffold, whole genome shotgun sequence genomic window, GGGGTGAAGAATAGCCACCCCGGTGTGCACTTCTCAAGTGATAGCAAAAACGAATCAAATTTGTACTTAAACAATTatgccaaaataaaaaaatacatcaacAGCATCGATAACGAAGAATCAGTCATTATgaccattttgaaggagaAAACGTATGACTGTATACAGAAGAcgagagaaaaattaaaagcaattATACACACGTACCCAAATACGCCCATCTCGATTTGTACCCCAAATAATGTTATTGGGGGACTGAGGAACACCATTACGTTAATCACCGATACGtctattttggaaaaaaggaaaggaattTTATTTAGAGGGAGAACTgtagataaaattttaaaagactttccaaaatgggatgAAAACTGTGAATACCCCATGGCAGAAGCTATGCTTTGGTATTTATTAACCAAAGAAATACCAGCAGCTGATGACTTGAAGCTTTTCTCAAGGGAGTTATATTGTAGGgctaaaaaaatgccatcaTTCGTCTTCGAATTTATAGATAGCATTCCTACATTTACACATCCAATGAGTC contains:
- a CDS encoding citrate synthase, mitochondrial precursor, truncated (encoded by transcript PVX_223290A); this encodes MITIQGVRSRYTRCNTSRDAMPMGRCGLEALFGRHWEKRKYHEKICTYNREPKVGKEKKGFFSCSNVQMISAVRMKGVKNSHPGVHFSSDSKNESNLYLNNYAKIKKYINSIDNEESVIMTILKEKTYDCIQKTREKLKAIIHTYPNTPISICTPNNVIGGLRNTITLITDTSILEKRKGILFRGRTVDKILKDFPKWDENCEYPMAEAMLWYLLTKEIPAADDLKLFSRELYCRAKKMPSFVFEFIDSIPTFTHPMSQLVSTVSFLESLSLFKIKYSEGILKRITGNTF